From the genome of Nitrosopumilus sp., one region includes:
- a CDS encoding DUF21 domain-containing protein yields the protein MVDLWVEITSLIILIGLSGFFSGLEVALVGIRKSKVIQLFNEGEKGSKALHKLKTNPSWMMSSVNLGNNLVNVGASALATSLAIRLFGDDGLGIAVGIMTFLILVFGEITPKTYCNANSTKIALKYAPVLLAFSYVFYPIVKFFEIITRGVVKMTGSSNTPPPITEEEIKGVIDQGLEEKAIEKEEMELVHGALKFDDTVIRSVMTPRTKMFSLNSKMLLFEALPQINQRGHSRIPIYGDSSDDIVGFIHVRDVLKELERDNKMASLEQISRKAVFASQEKMVSALLKEMKGRKTHMAIVVDEHGGVEGLVTLEDLLEEIVGEIEDETDLTRQAEYERIDQYTIITNGDIEIDTINEIFNAKVPEGDDYASLNGLLHERLQDIPQEGDKVEINNLRIIVEKVSKNIPKKIRIEKINS from the coding sequence ATGGTAGATTTATGGGTTGAAATCACATCATTGATAATTTTGATTGGATTGTCAGGATTCTTTAGCGGATTAGAAGTCGCCCTTGTAGGAATAAGAAAATCAAAAGTGATTCAGCTATTCAATGAAGGGGAAAAAGGCTCCAAAGCACTTCACAAATTAAAAACAAACCCAAGCTGGATGATGTCCAGCGTAAATCTTGGAAACAACTTAGTAAATGTGGGAGCATCGGCTCTAGCCACGAGTTTAGCAATCAGGCTCTTTGGAGATGACGGATTGGGAATTGCCGTGGGAATAATGACATTTTTAATTCTGGTGTTTGGAGAAATTACTCCAAAAACATACTGTAATGCAAACTCTACAAAGATTGCGTTGAAATACGCGCCAGTGCTACTCGCATTCAGCTATGTATTTTATCCAATTGTAAAGTTCTTTGAAATAATTACAAGAGGCGTTGTGAAAATGACTGGAAGTAGCAACACGCCACCGCCAATTACAGAAGAAGAGATCAAGGGAGTGATTGATCAAGGATTGGAAGAAAAAGCCATAGAGAAAGAAGAGATGGAGCTGGTTCATGGCGCTCTAAAGTTTGACGATACTGTGATTAGATCAGTCATGACTCCAAGAACAAAGATGTTCTCATTGAATTCCAAAATGTTGCTTTTTGAGGCACTGCCGCAAATTAATCAAAGAGGGCATTCAAGAATTCCGATTTATGGGGATTCAAGTGATGACATCGTAGGATTCATCCATGTCAGAGACGTTCTCAAAGAGTTAGAGAGAGATAATAAAATGGCAAGTCTGGAACAGATATCAAGAAAGGCTGTTTTTGCATCACAAGAAAAGATGGTCAGTGCACTGCTAAAGGAAATGAAAGGGAGAAAAACGCACATGGCAATAGTGGTTGATGAGCATGGAGGCGTCGAGGGTCTTGTCACCCTAGAGGATCTTCTAGAAGAGATAGTTGGAGAGATTGAAGATGAGACAGATTTGACAAGGCAGGCAGAATATGAAAGAATTGATCAATATACAATAATCACGAATGGTGATATCGAGATAGATACAATCAATGAGATCTTTAATGCAAAAGTTCCCGAAGGCGACGATTATGCATCACTTAACGGATTGCTGCATGAGAGGCTACAGGACATACCACAGGAAGGAGACAAGGTGGAAATTAATAATTTGAGGATAATCGTAGAAAAAGTTTCAAAGAACATTCCAAAAAAAATAAGAATTGAAAAAATTAACAGCTAG
- a CDS encoding type II glyceraldehyde-3-phosphate dehydrogenase, with protein sequence MKKVFVNGYGSIGSRIVSFLKDDPEIQVIGVGKYSPDAKVGEAISKGLGVYVPEKKLDDFSDFKISGTLESALDECDLVVDAAPGGHGYRNKKNLYEPKNIPAIYQGGESTIGSESVSDLLFNSRANYDQAIGKHHVMQGSCNVTGMGRILEPLRDKFGDKLVRFDVTLVRRWADIEQTEKKLSDTIEMTEKPHHGDDVKLYFGKDAPLYVRAIKIPTRQMHLHIMDIRFKDTAPKPSEIHELFTNEFGVATLWTAKGTKDVRDYAQTMGFNFSDTNMIHIHANMTVSIGDTVQMMYSDDQTGIVIPENHMLMQAMLFGKSYDDAFNHTGSIFNMQEKKQKLQEHFAKKD encoded by the coding sequence ATGAAGAAGGTATTTGTCAATGGATACGGCTCTATTGGCAGCAGGATTGTCTCTTTTCTAAAAGATGATCCAGAAATACAGGTAATTGGGGTTGGAAAATATTCTCCTGATGCCAAGGTTGGGGAGGCAATTTCCAAGGGTCTAGGCGTATATGTTCCAGAAAAAAAACTGGATGACTTTTCAGATTTTAAAATTTCAGGAACGTTGGAATCTGCACTTGATGAATGTGATCTAGTGGTGGATGCAGCCCCTGGAGGACATGGCTATAGAAACAAGAAAAATCTCTATGAGCCAAAAAATATTCCTGCAATTTATCAGGGTGGGGAATCCACAATCGGTTCCGAATCCGTTTCTGACTTACTGTTTAATTCTAGGGCAAACTATGATCAAGCGATAGGAAAACACCATGTCATGCAGGGAAGCTGCAATGTAACTGGCATGGGACGAATCCTTGAACCCTTGAGAGACAAGTTTGGCGATAAATTGGTTAGATTTGACGTAACGCTTGTCCGAAGATGGGCTGATATTGAGCAGACCGAAAAGAAACTTTCAGATACGATAGAAATGACTGAAAAACCTCATCATGGAGATGACGTTAAACTCTATTTTGGAAAAGATGCGCCACTTTACGTACGTGCAATTAAGATTCCCACTCGACAAATGCACTTGCACATTATGGATATACGATTCAAGGACACTGCACCAAAGCCATCTGAAATTCATGAGTTATTTACAAACGAGTTTGGCGTTGCAACGTTGTGGACTGCAAAGGGTACAAAGGATGTCAGGGATTATGCGCAAACCATGGGCTTTAACTTCAGTGACACCAACATGATACACATTCATGCAAACATGACTGTGTCAATTGGAGACACTGTACAAATGATGTATTCTGATGATCAAACTGGAATCGTAATTCCTGAGAATCACATGCTAATGCAGGCAATGCTGTTTGGAAAATCATATGACGACGCGTTTAATCATACCGGATCAATATTCAACATGCAAGAAAAAAAGCAAAAGCTGCAAGAACACTTTGCCAAAAAGGACTAG
- a CDS encoding thioredoxin domain-containing protein produces the protein MIHGPSLAIGAGIASITIIVAFMAFNTDSDQAELSIESPPTAQQEGPPKITLNTFLANGSPILGNSNAPITLIEFGDYQCHFCNVFFHSTENEILEKYVKTGKVKMIFKDYNIIGPDSINASHGSHCASDQGLFWEYHDILYSNWTGENNGWASSENLSKFAHEIGLDVDEWSECMENGQHSQIILASNEDAGKLGLTGTPAFFVIGPDGKTTKLFGAQPLEVFERIFENELKK, from the coding sequence TTGATTCACGGTCCATCTCTTGCAATCGGTGCAGGAATTGCATCAATTACAATAATTGTTGCATTTATGGCGTTTAATACAGATTCAGATCAAGCAGAACTTTCCATAGAATCTCCTCCAACTGCTCAGCAGGAAGGACCTCCAAAAATTACATTGAATACGTTCTTGGCAAACGGTTCGCCAATACTTGGAAATTCAAACGCGCCAATTACATTAATTGAGTTTGGGGATTATCAGTGCCATTTCTGCAATGTTTTTTTCCATTCAACTGAAAACGAGATTTTGGAAAAATATGTCAAGACAGGAAAAGTAAAGATGATTTTTAAAGACTACAACATCATAGGTCCAGATTCAATTAACGCATCACATGGATCTCATTGTGCAAGTGATCAAGGATTATTTTGGGAATACCACGATATTCTGTACTCCAACTGGACGGGTGAAAACAACGGATGGGCATCATCAGAAAACTTGAGCAAGTTTGCACATGAAATCGGTTTGGACGTGGATGAATGGTCAGAATGCATGGAAAACGGACAGCACTCACAGATAATCCTTGCAAGTAATGAAGACGCAGGAAAGCTAGGATTGACAGGTACGCCAGCGTTTTTTGTGATAGGACCAGATGGCAAAACAACCAAGCTTTTTGGAGCACAGCCTCTCGAAGTATTTGAACGAATTTTTGAAAATGAATTAAAAAAATAG
- a CDS encoding 3-hydroxy-3-methylglutaryl-CoA synthase, with product MAAGIDDIAIYIPRLYIDAADFAVNRGLDPVKLQKGLGVSQMAMVDANQDPACLAANACLQIMQKNKLSPEDVGRLYISTESAFDESKAMNSYVVGMLEQVYGHGAFEHCGGVETKFACVSGSYALYDNTNWIRAGEAEGKYALVVVSDIAKYDMGSSGEMTQGAGAVVMLLNDNPRLLAFDPKVTSTSIKDEYDFYRPFGKETPIVHGQYSNLLYMIQVRKALESYKKKVLSSGLIKMGEDETILDHMDYINMHLPYSNMGKKALAYLVRHEWRQLPRWQKILKDVNMKEPIPKDPRGTIESVLGDDEFMAKDHEFTKLFTKTAEYQEIYESKLSSSLIASSMIGNLYTASLYLGFRSSLEFEYRKGVDLEGKRIGFGSYGSGSSAMVFSGVVQPDFKEIVSRMDLKAEIGDRRRLTWEEYEELHENKLSPEESMVHTNKEFVLVDVQTQKENRGERRYVFNE from the coding sequence ATGGCAGCTGGAATCGACGACATTGCAATTTACATTCCTCGATTGTACATTGACGCAGCAGATTTTGCAGTCAACAGAGGATTGGATCCAGTCAAATTGCAAAAGGGTCTAGGAGTCTCTCAGATGGCAATGGTGGATGCAAATCAGGATCCAGCATGTCTTGCAGCAAACGCATGTCTACAAATCATGCAAAAAAATAAGCTGTCACCAGAAGATGTCGGAAGATTGTACATTTCAACTGAATCAGCATTTGACGAATCAAAGGCAATGAACTCGTATGTGGTCGGAATGCTAGAACAGGTTTACGGTCATGGTGCCTTTGAACATTGCGGAGGAGTAGAGACCAAGTTTGCCTGCGTTAGTGGATCTTATGCACTTTATGACAATACCAATTGGATTAGGGCAGGCGAGGCAGAAGGGAAATACGCACTCGTCGTAGTTTCAGACATTGCAAAATATGACATGGGCTCTAGCGGAGAAATGACACAGGGTGCAGGGGCAGTGGTCATGCTTCTCAATGACAATCCAAGACTATTGGCATTTGATCCCAAAGTGACATCAACGTCAATCAAAGACGAGTACGACTTTTACAGGCCTTTCGGAAAAGAGACACCCATCGTACACGGTCAATATTCCAATTTACTATACATGATACAAGTAAGAAAAGCATTAGAATCATACAAGAAAAAAGTACTTTCGTCAGGTTTGATCAAGATGGGAGAAGATGAAACCATTTTAGACCACATGGACTACATCAACATGCATCTGCCATACAGCAACATGGGAAAGAAGGCATTAGCGTATCTGGTAAGACACGAATGGAGACAGCTTCCACGGTGGCAAAAGATACTGAAGGACGTTAACATGAAAGAGCCCATACCAAAAGATCCACGCGGAACCATCGAGTCAGTACTGGGAGATGACGAATTCATGGCCAAGGATCACGAGTTTACCAAGCTGTTTACCAAGACTGCAGAGTACCAAGAAATCTACGAGTCAAAACTGTCCAGCTCACTTATCGCATCATCCATGATAGGCAATCTGTATACGGCATCACTGTACCTCGGATTCAGAAGTAGTCTTGAATTTGAATACAGAAAAGGAGTTGATCTGGAAGGAAAAAGAATAGGATTTGGATCTTATGGCAGTGGAAGCAGTGCAATGGTATTCAGCGGAGTTGTACAGCCTGACTTCAAAGAAATCGTAAGCAGAATGGATCTGAAGGCAGAGATTGGAGACAGACGAAGGTTGACATGGGAAGAATACGAGGAACTGCATGAAAACAAGCTGTCGCCTGAAGAGTCAATGGTGCATACAAACAAAGAATTTGTTTTAGTCGATGTTCAAACCCAAAAGGAAAACAGAGGAGAAAGGCGTTACGTCTTCAACGAATAA
- a CDS encoding phospholipid carrier-dependent glycosyltransferase, translated as MSLVHQSNIKISGLIFIAAILMGIASVGILHLIDEMSLLYYGDAVSHLYSARKFVDSNDPGMIQMGTVWLPLPHLMMLPFSLVDSLFSSGFAGMMNLPLHALTSVLIYKIILTQTKRSWIALVGGLLYASNPNLLYLGITAMTEAPFLLFFMASVYFLQKWIIQSENSINFKYLLLSSVFVSLATLCRYEAWILAPALVLFTMFFAMKKSCDKKAIAMILISFVSFSGIMFWAGWNEVIYDNPFEFANAQFYAASSQAVERPYRDFLYLQPHNVLFIYGAAVTMISGPILLIFAAGGYFSYLREKTKMIPNYIYFFMVLPTLFTLFTMLIGIGEMSQWWFNARFATFLSPAIIVLASIALLRIEKINKKLILGILVAGLFVFQVASPTFGVVTYLDAYGGWSYKQSPYAKQTSDYLYENYEDGKILIMTGSSQAHRIMISSGVDLINYNEGIETFLHKSFFKEPWNHNKWMVIGLEPDSDSDNATKFWLDNMDTLKNHYELAYENPYYQVFKLKL; from the coding sequence ATGTCGCTAGTTCATCAAAGTAACATAAAAATTTCAGGATTAATTTTCATCGCAGCCATTCTGATGGGAATTGCTTCAGTTGGAATATTACATCTAATTGATGAGATGTCTCTTCTATATTATGGGGATGCGGTGTCACATTTGTACAGTGCACGAAAATTTGTAGATTCTAATGATCCTGGAATGATACAAATGGGAACAGTTTGGCTTCCATTGCCTCATTTAATGATGCTGCCATTTTCATTAGTGGATTCATTGTTTAGTTCGGGTTTTGCAGGAATGATGAACCTGCCATTGCATGCATTGACATCTGTTTTAATTTACAAAATTATTCTTACACAAACTAAAAGATCGTGGATTGCACTAGTTGGCGGATTACTTTACGCATCAAATCCAAACTTGTTATATTTGGGAATTACTGCAATGACTGAGGCTCCATTCTTGTTGTTTTTTATGGCATCAGTTTATTTTTTACAAAAATGGATTATACAGTCAGAAAATAGTATTAATTTCAAATACCTTTTACTTTCTTCAGTGTTTGTATCTCTTGCAACTTTGTGCAGATATGAGGCATGGATACTGGCACCCGCTTTAGTATTGTTTACAATGTTTTTTGCAATGAAAAAAAGTTGCGACAAAAAAGCAATAGCAATGATTTTAATTTCATTTGTTTCATTTTCTGGAATCATGTTTTGGGCAGGATGGAATGAAGTAATTTATGACAATCCATTTGAATTTGCCAATGCACAATTTTATGCAGCATCATCTCAAGCTGTAGAACGACCGTACCGAGACTTTTTGTACCTGCAACCTCACAATGTTTTATTCATTTACGGGGCTGCCGTAACTATGATCTCAGGTCCAATATTGTTAATCTTTGCAGCTGGGGGATATTTCTCATATCTGAGAGAAAAAACAAAGATGATTCCAAATTACATCTATTTTTTCATGGTTTTACCTACTCTGTTTACTCTGTTTACCATGCTCATAGGCATTGGAGAGATGAGTCAATGGTGGTTTAATGCACGGTTTGCAACATTTCTATCCCCCGCGATAATTGTTTTGGCATCTATTGCATTATTGAGAATTGAAAAAATCAACAAGAAATTAATTTTAGGAATTCTAGTTGCAGGCTTGTTTGTTTTTCAAGTTGCTAGTCCTACTTTTGGAGTGGTGACATATTTGGATGCATATGGGGGTTGGTCATACAAACAATCTCCATATGCAAAACAAACGTCAGACTATCTGTATGAAAACTATGAAGATGGAAAAATTTTGATCATGACTGGTTCATCTCAAGCGCATAGAATTATGATTTCTTCAGGAGTCGATCTGATTAATTATAACGAAGGAATAGAAACTTTTTTGCACAAATCATTTTTCAAAGAACCGTGGAACCATAACAAATGGATGGTGATTGGATTAGAACCCGATTCAGATTCTGACAATGCTACTAAATTTTGGTTAGACAATATGGATACTCTAAAGAATCATTATGAATTAGCATATGAGAATCCGTACTATCAAGTATTCAAACTAAAATTATAA
- a CDS encoding glycosyltransferase encodes MTKNQVSVIIPTFNESENICNVLESIKACLPKIDIEAIVVDDNSPDGTGKIVEEYIKSMKNVAGYSISVIHRRAKEGLSSAILDGLKNSKGDTVIVMDSDMSHPPQIIPKMLETIKQTQCDIVVASRYIKGGAIQGWPFKRKLMSTVATKIAKKGLGISTDDPMSGFFAFRRKITNGVKFDAIGYKILLELLVKTKGVKVEEIPYTFTDRKRGSSKLDSSIILDYCKSVWKLYRYGKTVEKEEKRASVRFLSKAVRFFSVGASGLGINYLTSMLFTLSSDMWYLHAILMGIMFSITSNFILNKYWTFEDRDFSTKRTLIQYGKFAGFSSIGALVQLGMVYYLVDELSVLYPVSLILAVGIAAFSNFVLNKKWTFKEKVWS; translated from the coding sequence TTGACCAAAAATCAAGTTTCAGTAATAATTCCAACATTTAACGAATCAGAAAACATATGCAACGTTTTAGAATCCATCAAGGCCTGCCTTCCAAAAATAGACATTGAGGCGATAGTAGTAGATGATAATTCTCCTGACGGGACAGGAAAAATTGTTGAGGAATACATAAAATCGATGAAAAACGTGGCAGGATATTCCATTTCAGTAATTCATAGAAGAGCAAAAGAAGGCCTAAGTTCTGCAATTCTTGACGGTCTTAAAAATTCCAAAGGCGATACTGTCATTGTAATGGATTCTGACATGTCCCATCCGCCACAAATTATTCCAAAAATGTTAGAAACCATCAAGCAAACTCAATGTGATATCGTTGTAGCGTCAAGATACATCAAAGGTGGCGCAATACAGGGATGGCCGTTTAAACGAAAATTAATGAGCACTGTAGCGACAAAAATTGCAAAAAAAGGACTAGGTATTTCTACAGATGATCCAATGTCCGGATTTTTTGCATTTAGAAGAAAAATTACAAATGGAGTAAAGTTTGATGCAATCGGATACAAAATTTTGTTGGAATTGCTAGTAAAAACAAAAGGAGTCAAAGTTGAAGAAATTCCATATACATTTACAGATAGAAAACGGGGTTCAAGCAAACTTGATTCATCCATAATTTTGGATTATTGCAAGTCCGTATGGAAATTATACAGATATGGGAAAACAGTTGAAAAAGAAGAAAAAAGGGCATCAGTCAGATTTCTTTCAAAAGCAGTAAGATTTTTTTCAGTTGGCGCGTCAGGTTTGGGAATAAACTATCTGACATCCATGTTGTTCACACTGAGTTCGGACATGTGGTACCTTCATGCAATTCTAATGGGAATAATGTTTTCCATTACCAGTAATTTCATTCTCAACAAGTATTGGACGTTTGAAGATAGAGACTTTTCTACAAAAAGAACTTTGATTCAATATGGCAAGTTTGCAGGATTTAGTTCCATTGGCGCACTAGTTCAGCTTGGAATGGTATACTATCTAGTAGATGAACTGAGTGTATTGTATCCTGTTTCCTTGATATTGGCAGTCGGAATTGCAGCATTTAGTAACTTTGTACTAAATAAGAAATGGACCTTTAAAGAAAAGGTTTGGAGTTAG
- a CDS encoding transcriptional repressor, protein MKQMEHIVSSLRDEGFRITPQRIAIVDYLLKTEDHPSADLIHKVIRKRYPMVSLSTVYKTLELLKEKKLVNEMDVDGEARFDAHTDEHINLVCMNCGKIDDIDEDSLREIQIKAARKSKYLILKSSFELSGYCSSCKSKFQA, encoded by the coding sequence ATGAAGCAGATGGAACATATCGTCTCGTCATTGAGGGACGAAGGGTTTAGAATCACCCCTCAAAGAATTGCAATCGTGGACTATCTGCTGAAGACTGAAGATCATCCCAGTGCGGATCTTATTCACAAAGTTATTAGAAAAAGATACCCAATGGTAAGCTTGTCAACCGTATACAAGACACTTGAGCTGCTTAAAGAGAAAAAACTGGTAAATGAGATGGATGTGGATGGGGAAGCGAGATTTGACGCCCATACTGATGAGCATATCAATCTGGTATGCATGAATTGTGGAAAAATAGACGATATTGACGAGGATTCACTGAGAGAGATTCAGATAAAGGCTGCTAGGAAATCAAAATACCTAATTCTGAAGAGTAGCTTTGAATTGTCTGGCTATTGCAGTAGTTGCAAATCAAAGTTTCAGGCATAA
- the bioD gene encoding dethiobiotin synthase, with the protein MKSFFITGTDTDVGKTYVTAGLAATFREMGIDVGVMKPFAAGAPQKTGFKSEDVEILSKAAQVDDPENLINPQFFPIPASPYTAWKNLKTKPRISPILTGFKKLSLLHEMILVEGMGGIMTPVLKDYFITDLIKDMMIPAVIVARSRIGTINHTMMTVRMCEKYKIPIKGIIINDSDPDGYKVDELKRDLKNLLGVPVLGSIPFIDDLSDSSVHKVFKKNLDLKLLLK; encoded by the coding sequence TTGAAGTCTTTTTTCATTACTGGAACAGATACGGACGTAGGAAAAACGTATGTCACGGCTGGTCTGGCCGCAACGTTTCGGGAGATGGGAATTGATGTGGGTGTGATGAAACCCTTTGCAGCAGGGGCTCCGCAGAAAACAGGATTCAAATCAGAAGACGTTGAAATTTTGTCCAAGGCAGCCCAGGTTGATGATCCTGAGAATTTGATTAATCCGCAATTTTTTCCAATCCCTGCATCACCATACACGGCATGGAAGAACCTGAAAACAAAGCCCAGAATCTCTCCGATACTAACTGGTTTCAAAAAACTGTCCCTACTGCACGAGATGATCCTTGTGGAGGGAATGGGCGGAATCATGACGCCTGTCCTCAAAGATTATTTCATTACAGACCTGATCAAAGACATGATGATTCCGGCAGTCATTGTGGCAAGAAGCAGGATTGGAACCATAAATCATACAATGATGACTGTAAGAATGTGTGAAAAATACAAAATCCCAATCAAGGGAATAATCATCAATGACTCTGATCCTGATGGCTACAAAGTGGATGAGCTGAAACGTGATTTGAAAAACTTGTTGGGAGTTCCCGTACTTGGGAGTATTCCGTTCATTGATGATCTTAGTGATTCATCAGTGCATAAAGTCTTCAAGAAGAATCTTGATCTGAAACTGCTGCTAAAATAA
- the bioA gene encoding adenosylmethionine--8-amino-7-oxononanoate transaminase produces the protein MKSSVWHPNTQMKEWESFDKIIKGKGVWLIDSKGNKMMDAVASMWCNVWGHSNPHLNKAINEQSKKIQHSSLFNLTNEPVEKLADTLVKISPKMHKVFYSDNGSSAMEIAIKMALQYWKNIGNRKKTEIATLENGYHGDTFGAMSVGYVPEFFGKFKKQLFTTIQFPVPNKYRIPTGLTFADQQENCLERIEKRFSKNDNIAAFVMESGAQVAGGVIIHPKEFQSKISRLCKKYDVLFVLDEIATGFGRLGSMIQYEEQKSIPDIVAYGKMLTGGYLTMAATLANKKIYESFLGEFNDWTHLFHGHTYTGNPIAAAVANQNLAMYKKNNLIKKIQKTAKIFDEFYDELSEMDIVGDIRHKGMLMGIELVKDKERKTPIHPKKSINKIFFEEGKKQGIYLRTLGNIVMLVPPLAITENELRLLLQKTVKTIQSAKSKVV, from the coding sequence TTGAAAAGTTCCGTATGGCACCCAAACACGCAGATGAAAGAATGGGAGTCCTTTGATAAGATAATCAAGGGCAAAGGGGTATGGCTGATTGACTCCAAAGGGAACAAGATGATGGACGCTGTCGCATCAATGTGGTGCAACGTATGGGGACACTCAAACCCGCATTTGAACAAAGCCATCAATGAGCAGAGCAAAAAGATTCAGCATTCGTCATTGTTTAACCTTACAAATGAGCCCGTAGAAAAGCTTGCAGACACCCTCGTAAAAATATCGCCAAAAATGCACAAAGTGTTCTATTCGGATAACGGATCATCTGCCATGGAAATTGCCATCAAGATGGCATTGCAGTATTGGAAAAACATCGGAAACCGCAAGAAGACAGAGATTGCTACATTGGAAAACGGATATCACGGTGACACCTTTGGAGCGATGTCTGTGGGATACGTTCCAGAATTTTTTGGCAAGTTCAAAAAGCAGTTATTTACAACAATTCAATTTCCAGTCCCCAACAAATACAGAATACCAACTGGGCTTACTTTTGCAGATCAACAGGAAAACTGTCTGGAAAGAATTGAAAAGAGATTTTCAAAAAATGACAACATTGCGGCATTTGTGATGGAAAGCGGCGCACAGGTTGCAGGAGGAGTGATAATTCATCCGAAGGAATTTCAGTCCAAGATCAGCAGACTCTGTAAAAAATATGACGTGCTTTTTGTCCTGGACGAAATTGCAACAGGTTTTGGAAGGCTGGGATCAATGATACAGTATGAGGAGCAAAAAAGCATTCCAGACATCGTAGCGTATGGAAAAATGCTGACAGGAGGGTATCTTACAATGGCTGCAACACTGGCAAACAAGAAGATCTATGAATCATTTTTAGGAGAATTCAACGATTGGACACATCTCTTTCACGGACACACATACACAGGGAATCCGATTGCAGCAGCCGTGGCAAATCAAAATCTGGCAATGTACAAGAAAAACAACCTGATTAAAAAAATTCAAAAGACAGCCAAGATTTTTGATGAATTTTATGACGAACTGTCTGAAATGGACATCGTAGGCGACATCAGACATAAGGGAATGCTCATGGGGATTGAACTTGTCAAAGACAAGGAGAGAAAAACTCCAATTCATCCTAAAAAATCAATCAACAAGATATTCTTTGAGGAAGGGAAAAAGCAAGGAATCTACCTGAGAACGCTTGGAAACATAGTCATGCTGGTACCGCCTTTGGCAATAACTGAAAATGAGCTCAGATTACTGCTGCAAAAGACGGTAAAGACCATTCAATCTGCAAAGTCAAAGGTAGTTTGA
- the bioB gene encoding biotin synthase BioB produces MSTLEFIKECQEKVFSGIGVSADDAKRLLNTPEENLKELAKCANEITRDFNGKKVDVEQLNNIKKNACSEDCTFCGQSAFFDTGIETYQLPSPEEVVVKAQKAKDEGAESYCLVAAWREPSSKDFEKVCSIIKQINDKVGISVECSLGFLTPEQAKKLKELKVKRYNHNLETAKSKFPEICTTHTYEDRLKTLDIARDAGLELCTGGIIGLGETRDQRLELAIELGRLYPEEVTINILVAMPGTPLELQTDLPNSEIVRIFSVIRFLLPESVIKISGGRESKLDDSGEELLQSGANGIITEGYLTMGGNEARKDKELIEKIGLQA; encoded by the coding sequence ATGAGCACTCTTGAATTCATCAAGGAATGTCAAGAGAAGGTATTTTCTGGGATCGGCGTATCTGCTGATGATGCAAAAAGACTGTTGAATACACCAGAAGAAAATCTAAAAGAACTGGCAAAGTGTGCAAATGAGATTACTCGTGACTTTAACGGTAAAAAAGTAGATGTCGAGCAACTAAACAACATCAAAAAAAATGCCTGCAGCGAGGATTGCACGTTTTGTGGACAATCTGCATTTTTTGACACAGGCATAGAGACGTATCAGTTGCCATCACCGGAGGAAGTGGTAGTCAAAGCTCAAAAGGCAAAAGACGAAGGAGCTGAATCATATTGTCTCGTTGCAGCATGGAGAGAGCCATCATCAAAGGATTTTGAAAAAGTTTGCAGCATCATCAAACAAATCAATGACAAGGTTGGAATCAGTGTAGAGTGCAGTTTGGGATTTCTCACACCAGAACAGGCAAAAAAGCTAAAAGAGCTAAAGGTGAAAAGATACAATCATAATTTGGAAACCGCAAAATCAAAGTTTCCTGAAATCTGTACTACTCACACGTATGAAGACAGACTGAAGACTCTCGACATTGCAAGAGATGCAGGATTGGAATTATGTACAGGAGGAATAATAGGATTGGGTGAAACCAGAGATCAAAGATTGGAATTGGCAATCGAGCTGGGCAGACTGTATCCAGAAGAAGTCACAATCAACATTCTTGTCGCAATGCCGGGAACACCTCTGGAACTACAAACAGACCTCCCAAATTCTGAAATTGTCAGAATATTTTCAGTGATCAGATTTCTTTTACCGGAATCAGTAATCAAAATTTCAGGAGGCAGGGAATCCAAACTGGATGATTCAGGCGAGGAACTGCTGCAGAGCGGTGCAAACGGAATAATCACCGAAGGATACCTAACCATGGGCGGAAATGAGGCCAGAAAGGATAAGGAACTGATAGAAAAAATTGGCCTCCAAGCATAA